The Lutibacter profundi region ACCGTATTTTACTAAACCGCCCCAAATAGTTCTTCCTTTAACAAAAGGAGAACCATAATCAATAGTAACGGTTACTTCACCAATTTTTCCAGTTGCTTGCTTTCTAGGGCTTTCTTGTGCAAAAGTAATAGTAGTAATTAAAATAAGGATAAGTGTAAATTTTATTTTTTTCATAATTATTGATTTTGCCATTTAGCAATTGATTCTTTATTCATTTTAATATAATCTTCGTTTCCTTCTTTTTCAGCACCAGCCAAAGATTTTTTTGCCGTTGCAATAGCTCCTGCTTTATCTCCTAAATCAGCTTGAATTAAGCTCATTCTACGCAAATACCAATAAGGAGGATTATCTCCTTTGGTTGCTTTTTGCATCCAAGCCAATGCTTGTTTTAAATCTTTGCCTTCAGTATGATAATAAGTTGCTGCTTGAAAATAATCACCAGCTGAAGGACCTGCCATTATTTTTTCAATATTCTTTAAAACAGCCATGTCAGTAGGAACTTCAAAAGGAACTGAAACATACGTTTTTCCCCAAATTATATTTAAAGTTGCACCATTGTTTGAAATGTCATTAATGTCTATTGTAAATGATTCTACATTAAAAGGAATGGAATGTACATCAACCGTTGTTTTAGCACTAACTTTACTTTCGTCTAACTCTTTAGGTGCTCCCCAGTTAGTAGCATCATTGTAAAAAATAACATCCCAAGAGGTTTCGTTAGGAATAGTGAAAATAGCATACGTTCCTTTTTTTAATTCTTTACCGTCAATAGTTACGTTGTTGCTAAAAGTAATTTTTGTATTTGCATTTGCTCCGGTTCTCCATATTTTACCGTAAGGTACCAAATCTCCAAAAATAGTTCTTCCACGCATTGCAGGTCTAGAATATTCAAGGGTAATATCTGTTAATCCAACAACCTGTTCTAATTTTGAAGCCGGACTTGGTTGTGGTGTTTTAATTTGAGCATTTACTGTTGAAGTGAATCCAATTATTAGTAAAAGGATAGTTAATTTTTTTAACATAGTAGTTCTGTTTAAGTTATGTAACAAATATAACTTATATAAGCATTAGGCAATTGGCAAATGTTAATTTTAACAATATTTTAAGATGGAATAAAAGTAATTTTATTGGTATTTCCTTTTTCTTAAAAAGTGAAATAACAATCCAAAAACAATTAGAATTAGTAGGGGAAATAAAATATTTATCAATTGCCATTTCGTAGTTTCTTCAAAGGCTTTTTGTTTATTTAAAAAGTTAATTTTAACTGTTTTTGAACGAATATTTATTAAGCCATTATCATCTAATAAATAATTAATGGTATTCAATAAAAACTCTTTATTTCCATAGCGTTGGTTTGTCCATCTATTAACACCTAATTCAAGAGGTTTTCCTTTTGAAATTTCATTAGCAATAATATCTCCATCTGAAATCACAATCATTTTAGAGGACACTCCAATCTCTTTTGGATTCTTTATTCTAAATGGTTTTATCCGACCATTGTAAGCCGATTTAAAGTTTCCTTCTAATAAAACGGCAATGGTTTTATTACCGTTATTATATTTAAGAGGATCTTTTTTTTGAGTAATACTTTTTAGGGATATTATTGAAGGCGTTCCAATAGGTTTGGAAAATTTAGAGCTTTGTAATAAAATTGTTTTTTGGATTGTATTTTTAAGGGTATCAATGCTATTTGCAAATTTCACATTTACAGCTTCAATATTGTTGTTTATTGGGTGATTATTTGGAGAGTTTAATAGCGGGAAAAATTCCCATTGAAATTGACTAAATTGAGTTTTGTTACCAATATTTCCCGTTACTAAAGGAATTTCAGAAGCATATAAATCTTGAATTAAATCTGTATTTATTCGAACACCATAATTAAAAAATAAGTCTGTTAACCCTAAATCTCTTGGGTATACCAATGTTTCACCAGTTTCCATTAAGCTATCTAGTTCTGCCTGTACATTATCAATTAGCCATAATGTTTTGCCTCCATTCATAATGTACTGATCTAAAGTGTATTTTTCTTCTTCAGTAAATTTTTTAGTTGGTTTGGTAATAATAGCTAAATCAAACTTTGAAATTTGTTTTAATGTTTTTTGAGGTTGTTTAGCAACAGAGTCTAATGTAAAGGGTGCAAGAAAATAATATTCATTTAATTTTCGTAAAAAATCAGCAATATAAACATCATTAAGTTCTCCATTTCCTTTAATAATGGCAATTTTTTTTGATTTTTTTGAAGTTAACTTATAAATGGCATTTATAAAAGCATATTCTAAATTTTGAATAGAACTTTCAAGTTGCTCTTCCTGTGAGTTTGAAAATATATCTTTTAGTAAAGGTACATTTTCTGTCTTGTTTTTTGAAGAAACAACAGCCCAAGGAAATATAATTATTTCCGATAATTTTCCTTCCTCTTGAACTTGCAATCTGCTTGGTTCTAATCTGTTTTGTATGAGTTCTTGAGAAATTTTTTCAGGATTAATAAATCTAAAATGTATATTTTTATTTTGAGTATTTAATTCTTCTAAAAATTGTTTAGTTTCAATTTGTAGTCGTTTAAATTCAGCTGGAAAATTACCTTGTAAATATACTTTTATGGTTATTATGTCATCAATATTTTTAATTATAGATTTTGAGGTAGTAGATAACGTATAACGATGGTCACTTGTTAAGTCTACTCGTTTATACACTTTAAAACTAATATAGTTAATTAGAAATAAAGTAACTAAAGTTATTATTATTTTAGAATATTTAGTGTTCATATTGTACTCTAAAATTGGTTAGTAGCAGAAAGAAATAGGTTAAGGTAATAAAATAAATTAAATCACGTGTGTCAATAACACCTTTGCTAATACTATTAAAATGAGCACTCATTCCAAAATTTTGAATTGTATAATCTAAATTTCCAAAAAGATTATAACTTGATAAGGCTTCAAACCCATAATAAAAAAAGAAAGAAATAAAAACAGCAATAATAAAAGACACAATTTGATTTTTTGAAATAGTTGAAGCGAAAACACCTATAGAGGTATAAGTACTTGCTAAAAAAAGCAGGCCAATAAAAGAGCCAACTGTAGAGCCAAACTCAATATTTCCAATAGGGTTTCCCAATTGAAAAACACTATAAATATATATTAAAGTAGGAGCTATAGCGATTATTACAAGTATTAATGAGGCAAAATATTTACCAAAAATGAGTTGCCAATTTGTGATGGGTTTAGTTTTTAAAAGTTCTAGTGTTCCTGTATTTATTTCATCTGAAAAGCTACGCATTGTAATTGCAGGAATTAAAAAAATAAAAATCCATGGAGCCAATAAAAAGTAATTATTTAAATCGGCAAAACCTGCGTGTAAAATATTAAAATCTCCATCAAAAACCCATAAAAATAGCCCATTTATTAATAAGTACACAGCAATTACTAAATAGGCAATTGGTGAAGAAAAAAAGGAATTTAGCTCTTTTAATAAAATAGATTTCATTGGTTATAAAAGTACTTATATTGTTTTAAGGTAAACTTTCAACAGTATCAACGCTCCAAGCCTCAGGTTTGTTGTTGAATAGGATTTTTGTTTTTTTCCAAACAGTTTTAAAGAGATCAGAATTTTTATAAGCTTCTAAATGAGATTCAGATTCCCAATAACTATAAGTAAAAAAGATAGATGGGTTATTTTTATCTCTTAATAATTCTAAATAGTGACAACCTTCAAAATTTTGTATTTTCTTTTTGTTATTATTAAAATTTTCAAGAAACAAATCAATTTTGTCAATATCAAAACTCATTTTCACAATTCTTTTAAACATAAAGTAGATTTAAAATTAAAATTTATAAAAATTTAATGGTTAATACATCTCTATAATTTAAACCTAAAAGAGAAAATGCACCACCAACAGTATTGGAATTACTTCTGTACATTGCAATTTCTAGATAATTTGCAGAGTTAAAAATAGCCATTCTTGTACCATCTTTTTGTCGTTGTTCTTTAGGTAATGAAAAATCAACAATATCACTGTATTTGGTGTAAATTTCTTTAAAAATATACCTGTTGGCAATTACTTCAAAAGCTCTTCCTTTGCCAACTTCTTGAAATATTTTTTTACTAATATTGCTAATAGAATTTCCGTAATTATCTACATAAATTATATTTCCTGAAATTGTTGTGTTATCTGCAGAGATACTAGGTTGCAATTCTATTATTTGTCTAAATTTTGGAATAACTTTCCCAATAACTTCTAATGTTCCTCCACGTGCTATATGGCATGCAACTTTCACAAAAACATCTAATACAGGAAAACTAGTTTTAATTCGGTCATGAATATTTATTTCAACTATTTTTTCTGGTTGTATTTCTGCTGCCAATAATGAGATAACACCATTATCTGGGCATATAAAAAAATGATTATCTAATTTTAATGCAATGTGTTTGTTTTCACTATTTAATTCAGAGTCTACACCTATAATATGAATACTTCCTTCAGGAAAACTCTTATATGCATTTTTTAGAATATAAGCTGTTTCTGTTATGTTAAAAGGAGAAATAAGGTGTGATATATCAACAATTCTGGCATTGGGTAATTCAGTATATATGGTGCCTTTTATTGCACCAACAAAATGGTCTTTAGTCCCAAAATCAGTAGTTAAAGTAATTATTGACATATAAAATAAAAGCGATTTTTTTACAAACAAAAAGTTATAAATTCTTAATAAAATGTTTAAAACTTATTAACGAAAATATAAAGTTTGTTATTTGATATTGATTACATTTGTTATGCAAATCTAATGAAATATTCGGTTATTTAACATACATTTTTTATTTAAACATTATAACACCACTATCATTTGAACGAACGTATTATTGAACTGACAGAGATTAATCCAAACGATATGTTTGGCACTCAAAATGAGAATGTAGAAATTTTAAAAAAATATTTTCCAAAACTTAAACTTGTAGCAAGGGGTAATGAACTTAAGGCTTATGGAGAACCTGAAATTTTAGATGAATTTGAAAAGAGAATGAGAATGTTAATTACTCATTTTAACAGGTACAATAAGCTAGATGAAAATAGCATTGAACGTGTTTTAACTTCAAATGGAAATGAGCATAAAAGCTCAAAATTAAGTGATGGAATATTGGTACATGGTGTAAATGGAAGATTAATTAAAGCACAAACAACCAATCAAAGAAGAATAGTTGAGTTAATGACTAAAAACGATATGCTTTTTGCTATTGGCCCTGCAGGTACTGGAAAAACATATACAGCGGTTGCATTGGCTGTAAGAGCTTTGAAAGAAAAAGAAGTACGGAAAATAGTTTTAACGCGTCCTGCTGTTGAATCTGGTGAAAATTTAGGTTTTTTACCAGGTGATTTAAAAGAAAAATTAGATCCATACATGCAACCATTATACGATGCGTTGCGTGATATGATACC contains the following coding sequences:
- a CDS encoding DUF2911 domain-containing protein, which gives rise to MLKKLTILLLIIGFTSTVNAQIKTPQPSPASKLEQVVGLTDITLEYSRPAMRGRTIFGDLVPYGKIWRTGANANTKITFSNNVTIDGKELKKGTYAIFTIPNETSWDVIFYNDATNWGAPKELDESKVSAKTTVDVHSIPFNVESFTIDINDISNNGATLNIIWGKTYVSVPFEVPTDMAVLKNIEKIMAGPSAGDYFQAATYYHTEGKDLKQALAWMQKATKGDNPPYWYLRRMSLIQADLGDKAGAIATAKKSLAGAEKEGNEDYIKMNKESIAKWQNQ
- the gldF gene encoding gliding motility-associated ABC transporter permease subunit GldF gives rise to the protein MKSILLKELNSFFSSPIAYLVIAVYLLINGLFLWVFDGDFNILHAGFADLNNYFLLAPWIFIFLIPAITMRSFSDEINTGTLELLKTKPITNWQLIFGKYFASLILVIIAIAPTLIYIYSVFQLGNPIGNIEFGSTVGSFIGLLFLASTYTSIGVFASTISKNQIVSFIIAVFISFFFYYGFEALSSYNLFGNLDYTIQNFGMSAHFNSISKGVIDTRDLIYFITLTYFFLLLTNFRVQYEH
- a CDS encoding putative quinol monooxygenase gives rise to the protein MFKRIVKMSFDIDKIDLFLENFNNNKKKIQNFEGCHYLELLRDKNNPSIFFTYSYWESESHLEAYKNSDLFKTVWKKTKILFNNKPEAWSVDTVESLP
- the gldG gene encoding gliding motility-associated ABC transporter substrate-binding protein GldG, translating into MNTKYSKIIITLVTLFLINYISFKVYKRVDLTSDHRYTLSTTSKSIIKNIDDIITIKVYLQGNFPAEFKRLQIETKQFLEELNTQNKNIHFRFINPEKISQELIQNRLEPSRLQVQEEGKLSEIIIFPWAVVSSKNKTENVPLLKDIFSNSQEEQLESSIQNLEYAFINAIYKLTSKKSKKIAIIKGNGELNDVYIADFLRKLNEYYFLAPFTLDSVAKQPQKTLKQISKFDLAIITKPTKKFTEEEKYTLDQYIMNGGKTLWLIDNVQAELDSLMETGETLVYPRDLGLTDLFFNYGVRINTDLIQDLYASEIPLVTGNIGNKTQFSQFQWEFFPLLNSPNNHPINNNIEAVNVKFANSIDTLKNTIQKTILLQSSKFSKPIGTPSIISLKSITQKKDPLKYNNGNKTIAVLLEGNFKSAYNGRIKPFRIKNPKEIGVSSKMIVISDGDIIANEISKGKPLELGVNRWTNQRYGNKEFLLNTINYLLDDNGLINIRSKTVKINFLNKQKAFEETTKWQLINILFPLLILIVFGLLFHFLRKRKYQ
- a CDS encoding SAM hydrolase/SAM-dependent halogenase family protein; this translates as MSIITLTTDFGTKDHFVGAIKGTIYTELPNARIVDISHLISPFNITETAYILKNAYKSFPEGSIHIIGVDSELNSENKHIALKLDNHFFICPDNGVISLLAAEIQPEKIVEINIHDRIKTSFPVLDVFVKVACHIARGGTLEVIGKVIPKFRQIIELQPSISADNTTISGNIIYVDNYGNSISNISKKIFQEVGKGRAFEVIANRYIFKEIYTKYSDIVDFSLPKEQRQKDGTRMAIFNSANYLEIAMYRSNSNTVGGAFSLLGLNYRDVLTIKFL
- a CDS encoding PhoH family protein, which translates into the protein MNERIIELTEINPNDMFGTQNENVEILKKYFPKLKLVARGNELKAYGEPEILDEFEKRMRMLITHFNRYNKLDENSIERVLTSNGNEHKSSKLSDGILVHGVNGRLIKAQTTNQRRIVELMTKNDMLFAIGPAGTGKTYTAVALAVRALKEKEVRKIVLTRPAVESGENLGFLPGDLKEKLDPYMQPLYDALRDMIPHERLNSYIEKGIIQIAPLAFMRGRTLDHAFVILDEAQNTTHNQMKMFLTRMGKSAKFLVTGDPGQIDLPRRQVSGLKEAILTLKEVKGIAFVHLDDKDVIRHKLVRQIISAYKSIEVGND